A DNA window from Nodosilinea sp. FACHB-141 contains the following coding sequences:
- a CDS encoding AraC family transcriptional regulator, whose product MNRDTVSNLCQELATLVVRHTNGRGNGIHSTAIEQLELMRESVAPTALCAVYEPTLCIILQGRKETLLGKETYHYGAAQYIVVTVDLPLSGLIVEATADQLYLCFKLSLDATQLWDIIDQIQRSPDKRENSVRGLFVSNADKWLMDCATRLTRLLDTPQHIPFLAPMIIREIYYHLLMGDQNEAVRQIATSGSHMQRIAAVIKQIKTEFTRPLRVDDLAKQADMSSVSFHRHFKAVTSMSPLQYQKQLRLLEARRLILAENADVTHAAYQVGYESPSQFSREYSRMFGVPPKKDIERLRST is encoded by the coding sequence ATGAATAGGGATACAGTGAGCAATTTATGTCAGGAACTGGCAACATTAGTGGTTCGGCACACCAATGGAAGGGGTAACGGTATCCATTCGACCGCTATTGAGCAGTTAGAATTGATGCGAGAATCTGTGGCCCCTACAGCACTCTGTGCTGTGTATGAGCCGACACTTTGCATTATTCTTCAGGGTAGAAAAGAAACCTTACTGGGCAAGGAAACCTATCATTACGGCGCGGCTCAATATATAGTCGTCACAGTTGATCTGCCGCTCAGTGGATTGATTGTAGAAGCGACAGCAGATCAGCTGTATTTATGCTTTAAGCTCAGCCTGGACGCAACTCAGCTTTGGGATATTATCGACCAAATCCAGCGCAGTCCGGATAAACGAGAAAATTCAGTAAGAGGCTTGTTCGTCAGCAATGCTGATAAGTGGTTGATGGATTGTGCCACCCGACTGACACGGCTTTTGGATACGCCGCAGCATATTCCATTCCTGGCACCAATGATAATTCGCGAGATTTACTACCATCTCTTGATGGGTGACCAAAACGAAGCAGTGCGGCAGATTGCTACCTCCGGTAGTCATATGCAGCGCATTGCAGCAGTGATCAAGCAGATCAAAACTGAGTTTACAAGACCATTGCGCGTTGATGATTTGGCAAAGCAAGCGGACATGTCCTCTGTGTCATTCCATCGGCACTTTAAGGCGGTGACTTCGATGAGTCCATTGCAGTATCAAAAGCAGTTGAGGTTGTTGGAAGCTCGTCGCCTAATACTGGCTGAAAATGCGGATGTAACCCACGCGGCATATCAGGTGGGTTATGAGAGTCCTTCTCAGTTCAGTCGCGAATATTCCCGTATGTTTGGTGTCCCACCAAAGAAGGATATTGAGCGTTTGCGATCTACCTGA